From a region of the Agrobacterium tumefaciens genome:
- the hutX gene encoding heme utilization cystosolic carrier protein HutX: MSALAQAADDRQARAAAALAEKPDGIVEAIAAKAEVTPAEILAILPEGAAVSAPAEKFNDIWNEIRSWGEVLMIVQTQDIVLEVPGHLPEGTEGHGWFNIHGDSPIGGHIKKDSCTAITFVDRGFHGRRSCSVWFMNADGKAMFKIFVRRDENKELLAGQLSKFEALRDTFRAN, encoded by the coding sequence ATGAGCGCTCTTGCCCAGGCAGCCGACGACCGTCAGGCGCGTGCCGCCGCAGCCCTCGCCGAAAAGCCGGATGGCATTGTCGAAGCGATCGCCGCCAAGGCCGAAGTAACACCGGCGGAAATTCTGGCAATTCTGCCGGAAGGCGCGGCAGTTTCCGCTCCAGCCGAAAAGTTCAACGATATCTGGAACGAAATCCGTAGCTGGGGCGAAGTCCTGATGATCGTGCAGACGCAGGATATCGTGCTCGAAGTTCCCGGCCATCTGCCGGAAGGAACGGAAGGCCACGGCTGGTTCAACATCCACGGCGATAGCCCGATCGGTGGCCACATCAAGAAGGATAGCTGCACGGCGATCACCTTTGTCGATCGCGGTTTCCATGGCCGACGCTCGTGTTCCGTCTGGTTCATGAACGCCGATGGCAAAGCCATGTTCAAGATCTTCGTCCGCCGCGACGAAAACAAGGAACTGCTTGCTGGCCAGCTCTCAAAGTTCGAAGCGTTGCGCGATACCTTCCGCGCTAACTAA
- the purU gene encoding formyltetrahydrofolate deformylase, whose amino-acid sequence MTTYVLTVACKSTRGIVAAISGYLAEKGCNIVDSSQFDDLQTGKFFMRVSFISEEGASLEAITDGFAPVAEKFGMDARIYSDGQRVKTLLMVSRFGHCLNDLLYRWKIGALPIDIVGVVSNHFDYQKVVVNHDIPFHHIKVTKDNKPKAEAQLMELIESTGTELVVLARYMQVLSDEMCRKMSGQIINIHHSFLPSFKGANPYKQAYERGVKLIGATAHYVTADLDEGPIIEQETVRITHAQSAEDYVSLGRDVESQVLARAIHAHIHHRTFINGNRTVVFPPSPGSYASERMG is encoded by the coding sequence ATGACGACCTATGTTCTGACCGTAGCCTGCAAATCGACCCGCGGCATCGTCGCCGCGATTTCCGGCTATCTGGCGGAAAAGGGTTGCAACATCGTCGACAGCTCCCAGTTTGACGACTTGCAGACCGGCAAGTTCTTCATGCGCGTTTCCTTCATTTCGGAAGAAGGAGCAAGCCTGGAAGCAATCACCGACGGCTTCGCCCCGGTTGCCGAAAAATTTGGGATGGACGCCCGCATTTACAGCGACGGCCAGCGCGTGAAAACGTTGCTGATGGTGTCGCGCTTCGGCCATTGCCTAAACGACCTGCTCTATCGCTGGAAGATCGGCGCGTTGCCCATCGATATCGTCGGTGTTGTCTCAAACCACTTCGATTATCAGAAAGTCGTCGTCAATCACGACATTCCCTTCCACCACATCAAAGTAACGAAAGACAACAAGCCGAAGGCCGAAGCACAACTGATGGAACTCATCGAAAGCACCGGTACGGAGCTTGTGGTGCTGGCCCGTTACATGCAGGTGCTGTCCGACGAGATGTGCCGCAAGATGTCAGGCCAGATCATCAACATCCACCACTCCTTCCTCCCCTCGTTCAAGGGTGCCAACCCTTACAAGCAGGCGTACGAGCGCGGCGTGAAGCTGATTGGTGCAACCGCGCACTACGTCACCGCCGACCTCGACGAAGGCCCGATCATCGAACAGGAAACGGTACGCATTACCCACGCGCAGTCGGCCGAAGACTACGTTTCGTTGGGCCGCGATGTGGAAAGCCAGGTTCTGGCACGCGCCATTCACGCCCACATCCACCATCGCACCTTTATCAACGGCAACCGCACCGTCGTTTTCCCGCCGAGCCCGGGAAGCTACGCATCGGAGCGTATGGGCTGA
- a CDS encoding response regulator transcription factor produces the protein MRILLVEDNQVLSEGLSALLRGSGYAVDVVSDGASADAAIAVESFDLVILDLNLPEMDGIEVLRAMRARQDKAAVLILTARGTPEERVKGLDLGADDYMIKPFDIAEFEARVRVLLRRNAGLRSSSVSFGKVSFDLTSRTFSAEGRPLDIPAREVALLEVLFLRAGKVVAKEAIVQSLTGFDAELSGNAIEQYVSRLRKRLGPHGLTVKTARGIGYYLDKLPEMAE, from the coding sequence TTGCGCATATTGCTGGTCGAGGACAATCAGGTGCTTTCGGAGGGGCTGTCTGCCCTTCTGCGCGGCAGCGGTTATGCGGTGGACGTGGTGTCCGATGGTGCCTCGGCCGATGCGGCTATTGCCGTGGAGAGTTTCGACCTCGTCATTCTCGACCTCAACCTTCCGGAAATGGACGGCATCGAAGTTCTGCGTGCGATGCGGGCACGGCAGGACAAGGCAGCGGTACTGATCCTGACGGCAAGGGGCACGCCGGAAGAACGCGTCAAGGGACTGGATCTCGGCGCTGATGACTACATGATCAAGCCCTTCGATATTGCCGAATTCGAGGCCCGCGTTCGCGTGCTTCTGCGCCGCAACGCCGGTTTGCGTTCGTCTTCGGTCAGTTTTGGCAAAGTGTCCTTTGATCTGACGTCGCGCACTTTTTCGGCAGAAGGACGGCCGCTGGACATTCCGGCGCGAGAGGTCGCTTTGCTGGAGGTTCTTTTTCTGAGGGCAGGCAAGGTGGTCGCCAAGGAGGCGATCGTTCAGTCGCTCACCGGATTTGACGCTGAACTTTCCGGCAATGCCATCGAGCAATATGTCAGCCGTCTGCGCAAGCGGCTTGGCCCTCACGGGCTGACAGTGAAGACGGCGCGGGGCATCGGTTATTATCTCGACAAGCTGCCGGAGATGGCTGAATGA
- a CDS encoding sensor histidine kinase, with the protein MKQAAYSLRRRLLGWLLISTAIIGCIALADTWREAVNTANVVSDRVLSGSALAIAERVVVAEDGSLEVDIPYVALEMLTSAAQDRVFYRVDGPNGQFLTGYQSLPSVEKLTGDTPVYMDAVFRDERIRIAAIQRFASTGINSVPFSVTVAETTIARSQLAQAIILRSAVRLLLMIVGAAVIVWVAVTISLRPLYRLGEAIAERSPNDLHPIEQSVPVEVESLVETVNSFMVRLQSALDALRHFTGNASHQLRTPLAIIRTQLALSARAGNLEEAQAAARKGDASVAHAEHILAQLLRMANIDAAGSGEKQQFSAVDLVALAQEVTADFVPRAADAGIDLGFEGEGATLIAAEPLLLGELIGNLVGNALNYAGRDAEVTVRVGREVDAAWLEVEDNGPGIPAENRATVRQRFARGDGNVAPGAGLGLAIVEEIAGLFSGRLELEDGADGRGLRARVIFPQAVTPS; encoded by the coding sequence ATGAAGCAGGCCGCCTATTCGCTCCGGCGACGGCTTCTTGGCTGGCTTCTCATTTCAACCGCCATCATCGGCTGCATTGCGCTGGCAGATACCTGGCGCGAGGCGGTGAATACCGCCAATGTCGTGTCCGACCGCGTGTTGTCCGGGTCGGCACTGGCGATCGCGGAACGTGTGGTCGTAGCCGAGGATGGTTCGCTCGAGGTCGATATCCCCTATGTCGCGCTGGAGATGCTGACATCGGCAGCGCAGGATCGGGTCTTTTACCGTGTCGACGGGCCGAACGGGCAATTCCTGACCGGTTATCAGTCGTTGCCTTCGGTCGAGAAGCTGACCGGCGATACGCCCGTCTACATGGACGCCGTGTTCCGTGATGAGCGCATTCGGATTGCCGCCATCCAGCGCTTTGCTTCGACCGGCATCAATTCCGTGCCGTTTTCAGTGACCGTCGCTGAAACGACGATCGCCCGTAGCCAGTTGGCGCAGGCCATCATCCTGCGTTCTGCGGTTCGCCTGTTGTTGATGATTGTCGGTGCTGCCGTGATTGTCTGGGTGGCGGTGACGATTTCATTGAGACCGCTCTATCGTCTCGGGGAGGCGATTGCCGAGCGCAGCCCCAACGACCTTCACCCCATTGAGCAATCCGTGCCGGTGGAAGTGGAAAGCCTTGTGGAGACCGTCAATTCCTTCATGGTCAGGCTGCAATCGGCACTCGATGCTCTCCGGCATTTTACAGGCAACGCCAGCCATCAGCTTCGCACACCACTTGCCATCATCCGCACGCAACTGGCACTTTCGGCACGTGCAGGAAATCTGGAAGAGGCACAAGCCGCAGCACGCAAGGGCGATGCATCGGTCGCACATGCCGAGCATATTCTGGCGCAGCTTCTGCGGATGGCCAATATCGATGCCGCCGGCTCCGGTGAGAAACAGCAATTTTCGGCCGTTGACCTTGTCGCTTTGGCGCAGGAGGTAACTGCGGATTTCGTGCCGCGTGCGGCGGACGCCGGCATTGACCTCGGTTTTGAAGGGGAGGGCGCTACATTGATTGCCGCTGAGCCACTTCTACTTGGGGAACTGATCGGCAACCTGGTCGGCAATGCCCTCAACTACGCAGGGCGGGACGCGGAAGTCACCGTGCGTGTCGGCAGGGAGGTGGACGCCGCCTGGCTCGAAGTCGAGGATAACGGTCCAGGTATTCCGGCCGAAAACCGCGCCACTGTGCGGCAGCGTTTTGCCCGTGGCGATGGCAATGTCGCCCCCGGTGCGGGGCTTGGCCTTGCCATCGTCGAGGAAATCGCTGGCCTGTTTAGCGGCCGGCTGGAGCTGGAAGATGGCGCGGACGGCCGAGGGCTGAGAGCGCGGGTGATATTCCCCCAGGCAGTGACTCCCTCTTAA
- a CDS encoding tripartite tricarboxylate transporter substrate binding protein, translated as MKHFLISTFLAGAIALPAAAADYMIIAPANPGGGWDQTARSLQTVLQEEGISKSVQVQNVPGAGGTIGLAQFASQQKGNPNALIVGGYVMVGAILTNKSPVTLNEVTPVARLTGEYEAIVVPASSDIKTIKDLIEKLKSDPGSVSWGGGSAGGTDHITAGLIAKAAGVDPTKINYIAYSGGGEALASILGSQVTAGISSYGEFESQVKAGTLRLLAVSSEEKLEGIDAPTLKESGLDVVVQNWRMVAAPPGLTPDQEKAVNADIEKLAKSAKWQETLKTKGWMDTYLAGDEFKAQLAKDTTSTEAILKDIGLVK; from the coding sequence GTGAAACATTTTCTTATCAGCACATTCCTGGCAGGCGCGATCGCTCTTCCGGCGGCAGCCGCCGACTACATGATCATCGCTCCGGCAAATCCGGGCGGCGGCTGGGACCAGACGGCACGCTCGCTGCAAACCGTTCTCCAGGAAGAAGGCATTTCCAAAAGCGTACAGGTACAGAACGTACCGGGCGCTGGCGGCACCATCGGTCTGGCACAGTTTGCCAGCCAGCAGAAGGGCAACCCGAATGCCCTGATCGTTGGCGGTTACGTCATGGTTGGTGCGATCCTGACAAACAAGTCCCCGGTAACCTTGAACGAAGTGACCCCGGTCGCCCGTCTGACCGGTGAATACGAAGCCATCGTTGTACCCGCATCCTCCGACATCAAGACGATCAAGGATCTGATCGAGAAGCTGAAGAGCGATCCGGGCAGCGTATCTTGGGGCGGCGGTTCGGCTGGCGGCACCGACCACATCACTGCAGGCCTGATTGCCAAGGCGGCTGGCGTCGATCCGACCAAGATCAATTACATCGCCTATTCCGGCGGCGGCGAAGCGCTTGCCTCGATCCTCGGCTCGCAGGTCACGGCCGGTATTTCCAGCTACGGCGAATTCGAAAGCCAGGTTAAGGCCGGCACGCTGCGCCTGCTTGCAGTTTCCAGCGAAGAAAAGCTCGAAGGCATCGATGCTCCGACGCTGAAGGAAAGCGGTCTCGATGTCGTCGTTCAGAACTGGCGTATGGTCGCCGCTCCTCCCGGCCTGACCCCGGATCAGGAAAAGGCTGTTAACGCCGACATCGAAAAGCTCGCCAAGTCCGCCAAGTGGCAGGAAACGCTGAAGACCAAGGGCTGGATGGACACCTATCTCGCCGGTGACGAGTTCAAGGCACAGCTCGCCAAGGACACCACCTCCACAGAAGCGATCCTCAAAGACATCGGACTTGTAAAATGA
- a CDS encoding META domain-containing protein, translated as MNDRVSLLSRRSFTALAALAPLFAAGGVAAAPASLRGTVAYRERIALPPGATVTVRLIDVSLADAPSRTIAETTIRPRGQVPVPFVLRYNDRDIRPRRSYALSAEIRDRDRLLFTTTTRYSVLTGERDNTDLVLQRVAGGPDRPETEAGIQGRWLVEDIKGERVRGQKQATLEISREGRVSGNAGCNGIGGEARINRDRIDFGRMISTQMACAPDIMRQERQFIDALEATRSFRLEARRGTLELLDGRGRRTMRLRRA; from the coding sequence ATGAATGACCGCGTTTCCCTGCTTTCCCGCCGCAGTTTCACGGCACTCGCCGCCCTTGCCCCGCTGTTTGCCGCCGGTGGTGTCGCGGCAGCTCCCGCAAGCCTTAGAGGAACGGTTGCCTATCGTGAACGCATCGCCCTGCCGCCGGGCGCCACCGTGACCGTCCGGCTCATCGACGTCTCGCTGGCTGATGCGCCATCCCGTACCATTGCCGAAACAACAATTCGCCCACGCGGACAGGTTCCCGTGCCGTTCGTGCTTCGATACAACGACCGCGATATCCGCCCGCGCCGCTCCTATGCGCTGAGTGCGGAAATCCGCGATCGCGACCGCCTGCTGTTTACCACCACGACCCGCTATTCCGTACTGACGGGTGAACGTGATAACACCGACCTTGTCCTGCAGCGTGTGGCAGGTGGCCCGGACCGCCCCGAAACGGAAGCTGGCATCCAGGGCCGCTGGTTGGTTGAAGACATCAAGGGGGAACGCGTTCGCGGCCAGAAACAGGCGACGCTCGAAATCTCCAGAGAAGGCCGCGTCTCCGGCAATGCCGGTTGCAACGGCATCGGCGGCGAAGCCCGGATCAATCGCGACCGCATCGATTTCGGCCGTATGATTTCCACGCAGATGGCCTGCGCACCCGATATCATGCGGCAGGAACGGCAGTTCATCGACGCGCTTGAAGCGACCCGCTCCTTCCGTCTGGAAGCCCGACGCGGAACGCTGGAACTGCTCGACGGACGTGGTCGCCGCACCATGCGCCTGCGCCGCGCCTGA
- a CDS encoding ABC transporter substrate-binding protein produces the protein MRIVISLCLCLCSGLSAMAEPVLFPALSGKADAVTLVVYSSLDEPLATPMIKGFQKANPDITVSYEDMLTGEIYDRIVKETDAGQKTADFAFSSAMDLQVKLSNDGYAQRSDLPMSASWPAWANWRNTAYALTFEPAVFVYHKPSFTSEKPPATRAEFVDYLERHANEVHGRIATYDIERSGVGFLFMSRDQEQFGDIWSVIKRMGAAGVKVYSTSSAILERVSDGRFVLAYNILGSYAADWASRHPDVGIVLPKDYTVVMSRIGLVPEAAAHPELGRRYLEFFMSKEGQTIMARQLQIPAVSPEVAGENTANTMQAIHGAQLRPVPVSPGLMVYLDQVKRSRLIERWNEALRSQ, from the coding sequence ATGCGTATCGTCATTTCCCTCTGTCTCTGTCTTTGCTCCGGCCTGTCGGCAATGGCTGAACCGGTTCTTTTTCCTGCACTTTCAGGCAAAGCAGATGCGGTAACGCTGGTGGTGTATTCCTCGCTGGACGAGCCGCTTGCGACGCCCATGATCAAGGGTTTCCAGAAGGCCAATCCAGATATCACCGTCTCCTACGAGGACATGCTGACCGGAGAGATCTATGACCGGATCGTCAAGGAGACCGACGCGGGTCAAAAGACCGCAGACTTTGCCTTTTCATCGGCAATGGATCTGCAGGTGAAACTCAGCAATGACGGTTATGCGCAGCGCTCCGACCTGCCGATGAGCGCAAGCTGGCCTGCCTGGGCAAACTGGCGCAATACCGCCTACGCCCTCACATTCGAGCCCGCCGTTTTCGTCTACCACAAGCCGAGCTTCACATCAGAAAAGCCGCCTGCGACGCGTGCTGAATTCGTTGATTATCTGGAACGGCATGCCAACGAGGTGCACGGTCGCATCGCCACCTACGATATCGAACGCTCCGGCGTCGGTTTTCTGTTCATGTCGCGCGACCAGGAACAGTTCGGTGACATCTGGAGCGTCATCAAACGCATGGGTGCGGCTGGTGTGAAGGTGTATTCGACGTCATCCGCCATTCTGGAACGGGTGTCGGACGGCCGCTTCGTGCTGGCCTACAATATCCTCGGCTCCTACGCCGCAGACTGGGCGTCGCGCCATCCCGATGTCGGTATCGTTTTGCCGAAGGACTACACCGTTGTCATGTCGCGCATAGGTCTGGTGCCGGAAGCCGCAGCCCACCCCGAACTCGGCCGCCGCTATCTCGAGTTTTTCATGTCGAAAGAGGGCCAGACGATCATGGCCCGGCAGTTGCAGATACCTGCCGTCAGCCCTGAAGTGGCGGGAGAAAATACTGCCAATACCATGCAGGCGATCCACGGCGCGCAATTGCGACCTGTTCCCGTCAGCCCCGGGCTGATGGTCTATCTCGATCAGGTCAAGAGAAGCCGTCTGATCGAACGCTGGAATGAAGCACTCCGTTCGCAATAG